In Blastopirellula sp. J2-11, a single genomic region encodes these proteins:
- a CDS encoding cytochrome-c peroxidase: MKRHLSGALLIALVACGAGLFAEEPAAKSNQVKLGDPSLTAGVPGEGPIEVEALTKWLADPANHEPLEVELPYGIAAQAGNITGLDKNPMTRAKIELGRQLYFDKRLSIDQTISCADCHHPTNGWAKETQFGVGVLGQEGNRNSPVSFNRILSGPQFWDGRAATLEDQAIGPIANPIEMGHTHDACVLCLNEIPGYELQFKKVFGDDKITIENVGKALATFERAIVTGPAPYDYYEVQRNFENQLGEDIEYLEEDDPDLYEKYKAAVAGAKPMSESARRGREIFFSEKGKCTACHAGANFTDEQYHNLGVGMDVEKPDLGRYEVTKEEKDKGAFKTPTLRNIAQTAPYMHDGSQKTLMEVVEWYAKGGHPNPYLSDKVKKLDLTQQDKEDLVAFMEALTGEFPPVETERLPK, translated from the coding sequence ATGAAACGTCATCTATCGGGCGCTCTGCTAATCGCGTTAGTCGCGTGCGGCGCCGGCCTGTTTGCCGAGGAACCTGCCGCCAAATCGAATCAAGTGAAGCTGGGCGATCCGTCGCTAACCGCCGGCGTCCCGGGCGAAGGCCCGATCGAAGTCGAAGCGCTGACCAAATGGTTGGCTGACCCGGCCAATCATGAGCCGCTGGAAGTGGAGCTTCCCTACGGCATCGCCGCCCAAGCCGGCAACATTACCGGACTCGACAAGAATCCGATGACCCGCGCTAAGATCGAACTCGGTCGTCAGCTCTACTTCGACAAACGTCTCTCGATTGATCAAACGATCAGCTGCGCCGATTGCCATCACCCGACCAACGGTTGGGCGAAAGAAACGCAATTTGGCGTCGGCGTGCTAGGACAAGAGGGCAATCGTAACTCGCCGGTCAGCTTCAATCGAATCCTCAGCGGCCCGCAGTTCTGGGATGGTCGCGCGGCGACGCTCGAAGATCAAGCGATTGGTCCGATCGCCAACCCGATTGAAATGGGGCATACGCATGACGCTTGCGTGCTCTGCCTGAACGAGATTCCCGGCTACGAACTGCAGTTCAAAAAGGTGTTTGGCGACGACAAGATCACCATCGAAAACGTCGGCAAAGCGCTCGCCACGTTTGAACGGGCCATCGTCACCGGACCGGCTCCGTACGACTACTACGAAGTGCAACGCAACTTCGAGAATCAGCTGGGCGAAGACATTGAGTACTTGGAAGAAGATGATCCCGATCTGTACGAGAAGTACAAGGCCGCCGTCGCCGGCGCCAAGCCGATGTCTGAATCGGCCCGTCGCGGACGCGAAATCTTCTTCAGCGAAAAGGGAAAGTGCACCGCATGTCACGCCGGCGCCAACTTCACCGACGAGCAGTATCACAACCTGGGCGTTGGCATGGATGTCGAGAAGCCGGATCTCGGCCGTTACGAAGTGACCAAAGAAGAGAAGGACAAAGGCGCCTTCAAAACTCCGACGCTGCGTAACATCGCCCAGACCGCACCGTACATGCATGACGGCAGTCAGAAGACGCTGATGGAAGTGGTCGAGTGGTACGCCAAGGGGGGCCATCCGAATCCCTACCTCAGCGACAAAGTGAAAAAGCTCGATCTGACCCAGCAGGACAAAGAAGATTTGGTCGCATTTATGGAAGCGTTAACCGGCGAATTTCCGCCGGTCGAAACCGAGCGACTGCCCAAGTAG
- a CDS encoding peroxiredoxin, which yields MSVLVTKEAPDFTATAVTETGEFKEVSLSDYKGQYVLLFFYPLDFTFVCPTEIIAFSDRIEDFKALGVQVLGCSIDSHFSHLAWRNTPRGEGGIGDIQYPLLADLDKSIATKYDVLLSGGIALRGLFLIDTKGVVRHQVVNDLPLGRSVDEALRMVKALQFHEVNGEVCPANWKEGSRTIKPTPSDSKEFFGAEYAG from the coding sequence ATGAGCGTATTGGTTACGAAGGAAGCGCCTGATTTCACCGCCACCGCGGTTACGGAGACCGGCGAGTTCAAAGAAGTCAGCCTGTCGGACTACAAAGGACAGTACGTCCTGTTGTTCTTCTACCCGCTCGATTTCACCTTCGTTTGCCCGACCGAGATCATCGCATTCTCGGATCGCATCGAAGATTTTAAAGCGCTCGGCGTGCAGGTCTTGGGCTGCTCGATTGACAGCCACTTCTCGCACCTGGCTTGGCGCAACACTCCTCGCGGCGAAGGTGGTATCGGCGACATCCAATACCCGCTTCTCGCCGACCTCGATAAGAGCATCGCGACCAAGTACGACGTTCTGTTGTCAGGCGGGATCGCGCTTCGCGGCTTGTTCCTGATCGACACCAAAGGGGTCGTTCGTCACCAGGTGGTCAACGATCTGCCGCTGGGCCGTAGCGTTGACGAAGCGCTGCGCATGGTCAAAGCGCTCCAGTTCCACGAAGTGAACGGCGAAGTTTGCCCGGCCAACTGGAAAGAAGGCTCCCGCACGATCAAGCCGACCCCGAGCGATTCAAAAGAATTCTTCGGCGCCGAATACGCCGGCTAG
- a CDS encoding DUF1501 domain-containing protein yields the protein MSSNSTNRRSFLKQSAATAGAMAMAGGLPLFAEEAKEPHPVVPMGKAEHCIMVWLGGGAAQIDTWDPKAKGDAKLKKAGSYYDAIDTAVPGLQVCEHLKRCAPLMERFNPIRTVHHDVIDEHAAATNRMHTGRDTSGTIVYPSIGSAIAYQRGAASDIAPAYMLIGYPNVTRGPGFLGASAGYVYLTDTAQGPNGLARMPHISDERAARRENVLGKLRDRYLTKAEEKQLIEDYAEAGQAALRLSGPEFMKAFDLDNEPDDLRNKYGGEFGQRCLLSRRLVERGVRFIEVSHNLNFVNGTGWDTHNEGQLNQHLLIQELDGAIATLVTDLEEKKLLDKTLIVISSEFGRPAQFDGGGGRGHHGGAFTVVLAGGGLQTGKAIGETDELAMKALDRRVSVPDLFATIFQTMGINPHEELYAGDRPVPISDGGRPIAELFS from the coding sequence ATGTCCAGCAACTCTACCAATCGTCGTTCCTTTCTGAAGCAATCAGCCGCTACCGCAGGCGCGATGGCGATGGCCGGCGGCTTGCCGCTGTTTGCCGAAGAAGCCAAAGAGCCGCATCCCGTCGTGCCGATGGGCAAGGCCGAGCATTGCATCATGGTCTGGCTGGGGGGCGGCGCCGCCCAGATTGATACGTGGGATCCGAAGGCGAAAGGGGACGCCAAGCTAAAGAAGGCTGGCAGCTATTACGACGCGATCGACACAGCGGTTCCTGGTCTGCAAGTGTGCGAGCACCTCAAACGCTGTGCGCCGCTGATGGAGCGTTTCAATCCGATTCGGACCGTTCACCATGATGTGATCGACGAGCATGCGGCGGCCACGAACCGCATGCACACCGGCCGCGATACGTCCGGCACGATCGTCTATCCGTCGATCGGTTCGGCGATCGCCTACCAGCGTGGCGCGGCGAGCGACATTGCCCCCGCTTACATGTTGATTGGTTACCCCAACGTAACGCGTGGTCCCGGATTCCTGGGCGCCAGCGCTGGTTACGTCTATTTGACCGACACCGCGCAAGGCCCGAACGGCTTGGCCCGCATGCCGCATATTTCGGACGAGCGCGCCGCGCGTCGCGAGAATGTGTTGGGCAAATTGCGCGATCGTTATCTGACCAAAGCGGAAGAGAAGCAACTGATCGAAGACTACGCCGAAGCAGGCCAGGCGGCGCTGCGTCTCTCGGGCCCCGAGTTCATGAAGGCGTTTGATCTGGACAACGAGCCGGATGACCTGCGCAACAAATACGGCGGCGAGTTTGGTCAACGCTGCCTGCTTTCGCGACGATTGGTCGAACGAGGCGTCCGCTTTATCGAAGTGTCGCATAACCTGAACTTCGTCAACGGCACCGGTTGGGATACGCACAACGAAGGACAGCTGAATCAGCACTTGTTGATTCAAGAGTTGGACGGCGCGATTGCGACCTTGGTGACCGACCTGGAAGAGAAAAAACTGCTCGACAAAACGTTGATCGTGATCTCGTCCGAGTTTGGACGACCCGCCCAGTTTGACGGCGGCGGCGGACGTGGTCACCACGGCGGCGCATTCACCGTCGTACTGGCTGGCGGCGGACTGCAAACCGGCAAAGCGATCGGCGAGACCGACGAATTGGCGATGAAAGCGCTCGATCGCCGCGTCTCGGTGCCTGATCTGTTCGCGACGATCTTCCAGACGATGGGGATCAACCCGCACGAAGAACTGTACGCCGGTGATCGCCCTGTACCGATCTCCGATGGCGGGCGACCCATTGCAGAGTTGTTTAGCTAA
- a CDS encoding DUF1553 domain-containing protein — MLFRGRFSPALSTLCVIAMMVVHAQGATYRELIQTDSPVLYLSFDADDLAKIQNEAPDGPKLSAAEHGPVKLTVGAAAPQYPLFDVDNRALELAKEPGRFVIDDPGAESPLDFAAGDPITIEAWVSPQHRSGSYMYIIGKGRTHRAGFSPDNQNWSLRLCGGDSVGISFLYRDAENATYHRWDSEKIIAVGDGWHHVALTYVFGKKGSLHGYIDGQPVKGKWDMGGDTGAAPLVDNDQVWIGSALGGQAGSSFHGQIDEVALYRNVLSAGAIKKRFRYEAPKPTFDVAQLPRDAVRIELYEGIPNRKSWDFRQPRFVEAYEIPAFAFLDARQKYNGDAVRTDRSSPYLLRAAGRVTLPEGEHRLLVRSRNSARVYIDGELQVQTPFHNISGSAHGTVIEPDRSLAPNIRPLARGDQEKVITVTGDGQEHIVAYEMIVGGGNRRQTFGESSVSIATPEGDFHLLSPRDEMQIAITDEAWVPFAADQRLMYRELDRLRRAEVDEAKPYWDKRHAHAKKHIAGQAAIQVPAVAELAPPYQKAVRGDIDRFLNVALAEAEETPTGQIDDLAFLRRLSLDIVGRIPSPALIAQYEQQPSAQRRAWAIDHLLADSGWADHWVSYWQDALAENPNIINPTLNNTGPFRWYLYEAFQDNKALDRMVTELVMMEGSSRGGGTAGFAMASQNDAPMAAKAFVLGQAFLGVQMKCARCHDAPYHDIAQADLFGMGAMLNRSQIAVPKSSTVPGGGREGIVKSVLKAGEKISPHWAFEQLQSEPDEAYLNDADDSRERLALLMTAPENTRFAQVMVNRVWQRLMGRGFVEMLDDWENADPSHPELLAYLARDFVAHGYDLKHLTRQIVSSDAYQRATSEPSPFGFNFAGPAPRRMTAEQIVDSLFLACEKSLDVGPLNIDLDGSRDVNNSSDFGVPTRAWEFVSLSNERDRPSLSLPFAAPFIVTMESFGWTGSRQNPIAERDKEPNVLQPAILANGELGERFTRLSDDSVFTAMALEDVKLDELVRRLYLRVLTREPDAEELAVFRELLSPGYETRRVDAPLVKREPLPRGLVSWTNHLDPRANEIVLELEQVVRHGDLPTQRLNPQWRTRLEDGLWALLNTPEFVFLP; from the coding sequence ATGCTGTTTCGAGGCCGTTTTTCCCCCGCTCTGTCCACTCTTTGTGTGATCGCCATGATGGTGGTCCATGCGCAGGGAGCGACTTACCGTGAGCTGATCCAAACCGATAGTCCCGTTTTGTACTTGTCTTTTGACGCGGACGATCTGGCCAAGATCCAGAACGAAGCGCCCGACGGACCGAAGCTTTCGGCCGCCGAGCATGGACCGGTCAAACTGACCGTTGGCGCCGCCGCGCCGCAATATCCGTTGTTTGATGTCGACAATCGCGCGCTCGAATTGGCGAAAGAGCCTGGCCGCTTTGTGATTGACGATCCCGGCGCCGAGAGCCCGTTGGATTTTGCGGCCGGCGATCCGATCACGATCGAAGCCTGGGTCTCTCCGCAGCATCGTAGCGGCAGCTATATGTACATCATCGGTAAAGGCCGGACCCATCGCGCCGGGTTCTCGCCCGACAATCAAAACTGGTCGCTCCGTCTATGCGGCGGCGATTCGGTCGGCATCAGCTTTTTGTATCGAGATGCGGAGAACGCGACTTATCACCGCTGGGATAGCGAAAAAATAATCGCCGTTGGCGACGGTTGGCATCATGTCGCGTTGACCTATGTCTTTGGAAAAAAAGGATCGCTGCACGGTTATATCGATGGCCAGCCGGTTAAAGGTAAGTGGGACATGGGTGGTGACACCGGCGCCGCGCCGCTGGTGGATAACGATCAGGTCTGGATTGGATCGGCGTTGGGAGGCCAGGCCGGCAGTTCTTTCCATGGCCAGATCGACGAGGTCGCTTTGTACCGCAACGTTCTTTCGGCCGGTGCGATCAAAAAGCGATTTCGCTACGAAGCGCCCAAACCGACTTTTGACGTTGCGCAGCTTCCGCGTGACGCCGTCCGAATCGAACTGTACGAAGGGATCCCCAATCGCAAGTCGTGGGACTTCCGTCAGCCGCGCTTTGTCGAAGCGTACGAAATCCCGGCGTTCGCCTTTTTGGACGCTCGCCAAAAATACAACGGCGACGCTGTTCGCACCGATCGCAGTAGTCCCTATCTACTGCGTGCCGCCGGTCGCGTTACTTTGCCTGAGGGAGAACATCGCCTGCTGGTCCGCTCGCGGAACTCGGCGCGCGTCTACATCGACGGCGAGCTGCAAGTGCAAACGCCGTTTCACAACATCAGCGGTTCGGCCCACGGTACGGTGATCGAACCGGATCGTTCGCTGGCTCCCAACATTCGCCCGCTGGCCCGCGGGGATCAAGAAAAAGTGATTACCGTCACCGGCGACGGCCAAGAGCATATCGTCGCCTATGAGATGATCGTCGGCGGTGGAAATCGTCGGCAAACGTTTGGCGAATCGTCGGTCAGCATCGCAACGCCGGAGGGAGACTTCCATCTCCTCTCGCCGCGTGACGAAATGCAGATTGCGATCACCGACGAAGCGTGGGTTCCCTTCGCCGCCGATCAGCGGCTGATGTATCGCGAACTTGATCGTCTGCGCCGCGCCGAAGTCGACGAAGCGAAGCCGTATTGGGACAAGCGTCACGCGCATGCGAAAAAGCATATCGCCGGCCAAGCGGCGATCCAGGTTCCTGCGGTCGCCGAATTGGCTCCTCCCTATCAGAAAGCGGTTCGCGGCGACATCGACCGATTTTTAAATGTTGCTCTGGCCGAAGCCGAGGAGACGCCGACCGGACAGATCGACGATTTGGCCTTCCTACGCCGCTTGTCGCTCGACATCGTCGGACGGATCCCCTCTCCCGCGTTGATCGCGCAGTACGAGCAGCAACCGTCCGCGCAGCGTCGCGCATGGGCGATCGATCACTTGCTCGCCGATAGCGGCTGGGCCGATCACTGGGTTTCGTATTGGCAAGACGCGCTGGCCGAGAACCCCAACATCATCAACCCAACGCTCAACAACACTGGACCCTTCCGCTGGTACTTATACGAAGCGTTTCAAGACAATAAAGCGCTCGACCGGATGGTGACGGAGTTAGTCATGATGGAAGGAAGCTCTCGCGGCGGCGGTACGGCCGGCTTCGCGATGGCTTCGCAAAACGACGCACCGATGGCGGCCAAAGCGTTTGTTCTCGGTCAAGCCTTTCTCGGCGTGCAGATGAAGTGCGCTCGCTGCCATGATGCGCCTTATCACGATATCGCCCAGGCCGATCTCTTTGGCATGGGAGCGATGCTCAACCGCAGCCAAATCGCCGTGCCAAAATCGAGCACCGTTCCTGGCGGCGGACGTGAAGGAATCGTCAAATCGGTCTTGAAGGCAGGCGAAAAAATTTCGCCCCACTGGGCCTTTGAACAACTGCAAAGCGAGCCGGACGAGGCTTATCTGAACGACGCCGATGACTCGCGTGAACGCTTGGCTTTGCTCATGACCGCGCCGGAGAATACCCGATTTGCTCAGGTGATGGTCAATCGCGTCTGGCAGCGACTGATGGGACGCGGTTTCGTCGAAATGCTTGACGACTGGGAAAACGCCGATCCTTCGCATCCCGAACTGCTGGCGTATCTGGCCCGCGACTTTGTCGCACATGGCTACGACCTGAAACATTTGACCCGACAGATCGTCTCGTCGGACGCTTATCAACGCGCGACTAGCGAACCGTCGCCGTTTGGGTTTAACTTCGCCGGTCCTGCGCCGCGTCGAATGACAGCTGAACAGATTGTCGACTCGCTCTTCCTAGCGTGCGAGAAATCGCTCGACGTAGGGCCTTTGAATATCGACCTGGATGGTTCGCGTGACGTGAACAACTCTTCCGACTTTGGCGTGCCGACCCGGGCCTGGGAATTTGTCTCTCTCTCGAACGAACGGGATCGCCCCAGCTTGTCGCTGCCGTTCGCCGCTCCCTTTATCGTGACGATGGAGTCGTTTGGCTGGACCGGTTCGCGGCAAAATCCGATCGCCGAGCGAGACAAAGAACCGAACGTCTTGCAACCGGCGATTCTCGCCAACGGCGAACTGGGAGAGCGCTTCACGCGATTGAGCGACGACAGCGTCTTCACGGCAATGGCGCTCGAAGATGTCAAACTGGACGAATTGGTGCGACGTCTCTACTTACGCGTGCTGACGCGTGAGCCGGACGCCGAAGAGTTGGCGGTCTTCCGCGAGCTCCTTTCGCCCGGGTATGAAACGCGTCGCGTTGACGCTCCGCTGGTGAAACGCGAACCGCTGCCGCGCGGCTTGGTCTCCTGGACCAACCACTTGGATCCCCGCGCCAATGAAATTGTGCTGGAGCTAGAACAGGTCGTGCGTCATGGCGATTTGCCAACGCAGCGACTGAATCCCCAGTGGCGCACGCGGCTGGAAGATGGGCTGTGGGCGCTGTTGAATACGCCCGAATTTGTTTTCTTGCCGTAG
- the purH gene encoding bifunctional phosphoribosylaminoimidazolecarboxamide formyltransferase/IMP cyclohydrolase, which yields MNPSIKNALISVSDKLGLVDFARGLCACGITVYSTGGTRKHLEGEGIAVRDVSEYTGFPEMMDGRLKTLHPKIFGGILCRHDREDDMRAIDQHRIEAFPLVVVNLYPFEATIAKSGVTMAEAIEQIDIGGPSLVRAAAKNHAFTAIASRPEHYAEILAQIEATGGTTFELRRKLASEAFAHTAAYDRAISDYFVSQSAPEAFPATMHIELKREEVLRYGENPHQEAAVYSNPREVGANLVTARQLNGKGLSYNNLLDLDSALAIARGLPDCGVSVVKHNNPCGAASSDNIADACRKAMDGDPVSAFGSVLGFNHPVDAAAAEYLSTPGLFVEAIAAPSFSAEAVEILTSKPKWKANVRLMQVGEFTDRRPPLQTRWIEGGLLVQGTDFEDDPEAEWTVATKAQVSPELWAELKFAWAVCRYVKSNAIVLCKERALIGAGAGQMSRVDSVEIAIKKGGERGPGSVLASDAFFPFPDSIHEAAKAGVAALIQPGGSKRDQEVIDACNEHGLPMIFTNRRHFRH from the coding sequence TTGAATCCTTCGATCAAAAACGCACTCATCAGCGTCAGCGACAAGCTGGGTCTGGTCGACTTTGCTCGCGGTCTGTGCGCCTGCGGGATCACTGTCTACTCGACCGGCGGCACCAGAAAACACCTGGAAGGGGAGGGGATCGCGGTTCGCGACGTTTCCGAATACACCGGTTTTCCGGAAATGATGGATGGTCGCCTGAAAACGCTTCATCCGAAAATCTTTGGCGGCATCCTCTGCCGGCATGATCGCGAAGACGACATGCGTGCGATCGATCAACATCGGATCGAAGCTTTCCCGCTGGTCGTCGTCAATCTCTACCCGTTTGAAGCGACCATCGCCAAGTCGGGCGTCACCATGGCCGAAGCGATCGAGCAGATCGACATCGGCGGGCCAAGCTTGGTCCGTGCGGCGGCCAAAAATCATGCGTTCACCGCAATCGCATCGCGCCCCGAACATTACGCCGAAATCCTGGCCCAGATCGAAGCGACCGGCGGAACAACGTTTGAACTGCGACGGAAGTTGGCCAGCGAAGCGTTCGCACATACCGCCGCCTATGACCGCGCGATCTCCGACTACTTCGTGTCGCAATCGGCGCCAGAAGCTTTCCCGGCGACGATGCACATCGAGCTGAAACGGGAAGAAGTGTTGCGATACGGCGAAAATCCGCATCAGGAAGCGGCCGTCTATAGCAACCCGCGTGAAGTGGGCGCCAACCTGGTGACCGCTCGCCAGTTGAACGGCAAAGGGCTGTCGTACAACAACCTGCTCGATCTCGACAGCGCCTTGGCGATTGCTCGCGGCTTGCCTGATTGCGGAGTCAGCGTGGTCAAGCACAACAACCCCTGCGGCGCAGCGTCCAGCGACAACATCGCCGACGCATGCCGCAAAGCGATGGACGGCGATCCGGTCAGCGCGTTCGGCAGCGTCCTCGGTTTCAATCATCCGGTCGACGCCGCAGCCGCCGAATATCTCTCGACGCCGGGCCTGTTTGTTGAAGCGATCGCGGCGCCCAGTTTTTCGGCCGAAGCGGTCGAGATTTTGACCAGCAAGCCGAAGTGGAAAGCGAACGTTCGCCTGATGCAGGTCGGCGAGTTCACCGATCGCCGCCCCCCTTTGCAAACCCGCTGGATCGAAGGGGGACTGCTGGTTCAGGGAACCGACTTCGAAGATGATCCCGAAGCGGAGTGGACCGTCGCCACGAAGGCGCAAGTATCCCCGGAACTTTGGGCCGAACTCAAGTTCGCCTGGGCGGTCTGTCGCTATGTGAAGTCGAACGCGATCGTCCTGTGCAAAGAACGCGCCTTGATCGGCGCCGGCGCCGGCCAGATGAGCCGCGTCGATTCGGTCGAAATCGCGATCAAGAAGGGAGGCGAGCGTGGTCCCGGCAGCGTGTTGGCCAGCGACGCATTTTTCCCGTTCCCTGATTCGATTCATGAAGCGGCCAAAGCAGGCGTCGCCGCATTGATTCAGCCCGGCGGATCGAAACGAGACCAGGAAGTGATCGACGCGTGCAACGAGCACGGGCTGCCGATGATCTTCACAAATCGCCGTCACTTCCGCCATTAA
- the trpC gene encoding indole-3-glycerol phosphate synthase TrpC has protein sequence MPTVLDKIVATKREEIAVAKSQYPVELLESMIADAPPVRDFFGALAAAGPIKLIAEVKKASPSKGIIREDFNPVDIALAYEAAGATCISCLTDEVYFQGSLDYLREIRKAVSIPVLRKDFILDPYQLLEARVAGADAVLLIAECLDDCALRSLHNAAIDLGMTPLVELYDPENITRVLEAGADLIGVNNRDLRTFEIDLQHTVRLRQQIPSDKLLVGESGIFTHDDVQLLSTAGVDAILVGESLMRQADIGAAVKALLGTAG, from the coding sequence GTGCCGACTGTTCTCGACAAAATCGTCGCTACCAAACGGGAAGAGATCGCCGTCGCGAAATCGCAATACCCGGTCGAACTGCTCGAGAGCATGATCGCCGACGCGCCGCCGGTCCGCGATTTTTTTGGGGCGCTCGCCGCGGCTGGTCCGATCAAACTGATCGCCGAAGTGAAAAAAGCGAGCCCCTCCAAGGGGATCATTCGCGAAGACTTCAACCCGGTCGACATCGCGCTGGCCTACGAAGCGGCCGGCGCGACTTGCATTAGCTGCCTCACCGACGAAGTCTATTTTCAAGGCTCCCTCGATTACCTCCGCGAGATCCGCAAAGCGGTCAGCATTCCGGTCCTGCGGAAAGACTTCATCCTTGATCCCTATCAGCTGTTGGAGGCCCGCGTCGCCGGCGCCGACGCCGTGCTGTTGATCGCCGAATGCCTGGATGACTGTGCGCTCCGTTCGCTGCACAACGCCGCGATCGATCTGGGGATGACGCCGCTGGTCGAGCTTTATGATCCCGAAAATATCACTCGCGTCTTAGAAGCGGGCGCCGATTTGATCGGGGTCAACAATCGCGATCTGCGAACCTTCGAGATCGACTTGCAACATACGGTTCGCTTGCGTCAGCAAATCCCGAGCGACAAACTGCTGGTTGGCGAAAGCGGCATCTTCACCCACGACGACGTGCAGTTGCTCTCCACAGCCGGCGTCGACGCGATCTTGGTTGGCGAGAGCCTGATGCGCCAGGCAGATATCGGCGCGGCGGTTAAGGCGCTGCTGGGCACAGCGGGATGA
- a CDS encoding TerC family protein: MDAWIEALIALVTLTALEIVLGIDNIVFIAIVSGRLPESERPKARKVGLLAALGMRILLLLTISWVMKATFPLFSWTDLGIQLNYLTEHEELNHVSIKDLILFFGGLFLIWKSVHEIHEKLEHEPHKESETPKAAITFSGVITQIVLLDIIFSLDSVITAVGMVKGDIGGVIPGIYVMIAAVIAAVAVMIIFANPISNFVERHPTLKMLALSFLILIGVMLVAEGTGAHFDKGYVYFAMAFALVVEMLNLRMKTVSRKPVEKR; the protein is encoded by the coding sequence ATGGACGCATGGATCGAAGCCTTAATCGCCCTGGTAACGCTGACTGCGCTCGAAATCGTCTTGGGGATCGATAACATCGTCTTTATTGCGATCGTCTCGGGGCGACTGCCGGAGTCGGAGCGTCCCAAGGCGCGCAAGGTGGGCCTATTGGCGGCGCTCGGGATGCGTATCTTGCTGTTGCTGACGATATCGTGGGTGATGAAAGCCACCTTTCCGCTGTTCAGCTGGACCGATCTAGGGATCCAGCTGAATTACCTCACCGAGCACGAAGAGTTGAATCATGTCTCTATCAAAGATCTGATCCTCTTTTTTGGCGGGCTATTTCTGATCTGGAAAAGCGTCCATGAGATTCATGAAAAGCTGGAGCATGAACCGCACAAAGAATCGGAGACTCCCAAAGCGGCGATCACCTTTAGCGGAGTGATCACGCAAATTGTACTGCTCGACATCATCTTCTCACTCGACTCGGTGATCACTGCGGTCGGGATGGTCAAAGGAGATATCGGCGGCGTCATCCCCGGGATCTATGTGATGATCGCGGCGGTCATCGCCGCCGTCGCCGTGATGATTATTTTCGCCAATCCGATCTCGAACTTTGTAGAACGGCATCCAACCCTGAAGATGCTGGCGCTCAGCTTTCTGATTTTGATCGGCGTCATGCTGGTCGCCGAAGGAACCGGCGCCCATTTCGACAAGGGCTACGTCTACTTCGCCATGGCGTTCGCGCTGGTCGTCGAAATGCTCAATCTGCGGATGAAGACCGTGAGTCGTAAACCGGTTGAGAAGCGATAG
- a CDS encoding sugar phosphate isomerase/epimerase family protein produces MSTLLDRRDAFRLAGLAGASFWLGAAASQAAETPATDDFGIRYCLNMSTIRGQDLPLDQEVEIAAQAGYSGVEPWISKVAAYQQSGGSLDDLRKRMEDRGMQVESAIGFAPWIVDDDAARKKGLEDARRDMLLIKSLGGTRIAAPPSGATKGAKLDLLTVADRYRALCEVGEEVGVTPELELWGFSANLSRLGEVACVATEAAHPRACIMPDVYHIYKGGSDFSGLRVINGAAMPVFHMNDYPADPPRNTINDSDRVFPGDGVAPLTQIIRDLHAGGFRGAFSLELFNAGYWKRDALEVAQEGLAKMKASVRKAMG; encoded by the coding sequence ATGTCTACTTTGCTCGATCGTCGTGACGCTTTTCGTTTGGCAGGCCTGGCTGGCGCCAGTTTTTGGCTCGGCGCTGCGGCAAGCCAAGCGGCGGAGACTCCGGCGACCGACGATTTTGGCATTCGCTACTGCTTGAACATGTCGACGATCCGCGGACAAGACCTGCCGCTTGACCAGGAAGTCGAAATCGCCGCTCAGGCGGGCTACAGCGGCGTCGAACCATGGATCAGCAAGGTCGCCGCCTACCAACAGTCGGGCGGCAGCCTAGACGACCTGCGGAAGCGGATGGAGGATCGCGGCATGCAGGTGGAAAGCGCCATCGGCTTCGCTCCATGGATTGTGGATGACGATGCGGCCCGTAAGAAGGGTCTCGAAGACGCCCGCCGCGACATGCTGCTGATCAAGTCGCTGGGCGGTACGCGAATCGCCGCCCCCCCGTCCGGAGCGACCAAAGGAGCGAAGTTGGATCTGCTGACCGTCGCCGATCGCTATCGCGCCTTGTGCGAAGTTGGAGAAGAAGTGGGCGTGACGCCGGAACTGGAACTGTGGGGCTTCTCGGCCAATCTCAGCCGCTTGGGAGAAGTCGCCTGCGTCGCAACCGAAGCGGCTCACCCGCGGGCTTGCATCATGCCGGACGTCTACCACATCTACAAAGGGGGATCCGATTTCTCGGGCCTCCGCGTGATCAACGGCGCGGCGATGCCGGTCTTTCACATGAACGACTACCCTGCCGATCCCCCGCGCAACACGATCAACGATAGCGACCGCGTCTTTCCCGGCGATGGGGTCGCTCCGTTGACGCAGATCATTCGCGATCTGCACGCCGGCGGTTTCCGCGGCGCGTTTTCGTTAGAGCTGTTTAACGCCGGCTATTGGAAGCGAGACGCACTGGAAGTGGCCCAAGAGGGGTTAGCGAAGATGAAAGCGTCGGTCCGCAAGGCGATGGGTTAA